A single Opisthocomus hoazin isolate bOpiHoa1 chromosome 1, bOpiHoa1.hap1, whole genome shotgun sequence DNA region contains:
- the CDK8 gene encoding cyclin-dependent kinase 8 isoform X5: MGFARLFNSPLKPLADLDPVVVTFWYRAPELLLGARHYTKAIDIWAIGCIFAELLTSEPIFHCRQEDIKTSNPYHHDQLDRIFNVMGFPADKDWEDIKKMPEHSTLMKDFRRNTYTNCSLIKYMEKHKVKPDSKAFHLLQKLLTMDPIKRITSEQAMQDPYFLEDPLPTSDVFAGCQIPYPKREFLTEEEPDDKGDKKNQQQQQGNNHTNGTGHPGNQDNSHTQGPPLKKVRVVPPTTTSGGLIMTSDYQRSNPHAAYPNPGPSTSQPQSSMGYSATSQQPPQYSHQTHRY, encoded by the exons ATGGGCTTTGCCCGATTATTTAATTCACCTCTGAAGCCTTTAGCAGACTTGGATCCAGTAGTTGTAACGTTCTGGTATCGAGCTCCAGAGTTGCTTCTTGGAGCAAGGCATTATACCAAAGCTATTG atatttgggCCATAGGGTGTATATTTGCAGAGCTGCTAACATCAGAGCCAATATTCCATTGTCGACAAGAAGATATCAAAACTAGTAATCCTTATCACCATGACCAGCTGGACAGAATATTCAATGTAATGGGATTTCCTGCAG ATAAAGATTGGGAAGACATAAAAAAGATGCCCGAACATTCAACTTTAATGAAAGATTTCCGGAGAAACAC gtATACCAACTGCAGCCTTATCAAATATATGGAAAAACATAAAGTTAAACCAGATAGTAAGGCATTCCACTTG CTTCAGAAATTGCTCACTATGGATCCAATAAAGAGAATTACCTCAGAACAGGCTATGCAGGATCCCTATTTCTTAGAAGATCCTCTTCCTACATCCGA TGTTTTTGCAGGTTGTCAAATCCCTTACCCAAAACGAGAATTTTTAACAGAAGAAGAACCAGATGATAAAGGAGACAAA aagaaccagcagcagcagcagggcaataACCATACTAATGGAACTGGTCATCCAGGGAACCAAGACAACAGTCACACACAGGGACCCCCACTGAAAAAAGTGAGAGTTGTTCCTCCTACCACTACCTCAGGTGGACTTATTATGACCTCAGACTATCAG cgttccaacccccatgctgcCTACCCCAACCCCGGACCGAGCACATCGCAGCCGCAGAGCAGCATGGGGTATTCAGCTACCTCCCAGCAGCCGCCACAGTACTCGCATCAGACGCACCGGTACTGA